One Dictyoglomus turgidum DSM 6724 DNA window includes the following coding sequences:
- a CDS encoding L-lactate dehydrogenase, protein MKKVLIVGAGAVGTSFAYSLIHKGLIEEIVLYDIDEKRAIGEALDLAHGIYFTKPVEIRAGDLKEAKDSDMVVITAGAKQKPGETRLQLLDRNINIYRSLIPEIVQSGFNGIFLIVTNPVDVLTYFTYKFSGFSRNKVIGSGTVLDSSRFAYLLSRHCDVDPRSVNAYVIGEHGDTAVLAWSLTHIGGISLSEFCPVCGKRCFEDNVKEAIIKEVRNSAYKIIEYKGATYYAIGLALVNIVEAIARDENRILPVSIVHPEIFGFKDIPLSLPSIVGRNGVKKVLQVKLSEEEERELYKSAKLIKEVIDSFSSLSLSSL, encoded by the coding sequence ATGAAAAAAGTATTAATCGTAGGTGCAGGTGCTGTTGGAACATCCTTCGCTTATAGCCTTATTCATAAAGGTCTAATAGAAGAAATTGTACTTTATGATATAGATGAAAAAAGAGCGATAGGGGAGGCTTTAGATTTAGCTCATGGAATATACTTTACAAAGCCTGTAGAAATAAGAGCAGGAGATTTGAAGGAAGCTAAGGATTCAGACATGGTAGTTATCACCGCTGGAGCTAAACAAAAACCAGGAGAAACAAGGTTGCAGCTTTTAGATAGGAATATCAATATTTACAGGAGTCTTATTCCAGAAATAGTTCAGAGTGGTTTTAATGGAATATTCTTGATCGTGACCAATCCTGTAGACGTTTTAACTTACTTTACTTATAAGTTCTCTGGTTTCTCCAGGAATAAAGTGATAGGTTCGGGAACTGTTCTTGATAGCTCAAGGTTTGCTTATCTTCTTTCAAGACATTGTGATGTAGATCCCAGATCTGTAAATGCTTATGTAATAGGAGAACATGGAGATACTGCGGTTTTAGCCTGGAGTTTGACTCATATTGGTGGCATTTCTCTTTCGGAATTCTGTCCTGTTTGTGGTAAGAGATGTTTTGAGGATAATGTGAAAGAGGCGATAATAAAGGAGGTAAGGAATTCTGCTTATAAAATAATTGAATATAAAGGTGCAACTTACTATGCTATAGGACTTGCCCTTGTAAATATAGTAGAGGCAATAGCCCGAGATGAAAATAGGATTCTTCCTGTCTCCATAGTTCATCCGGAGATTTTTGGGTTTAAAGATATACCTTTAAGTTTACCCTCTATAGTCGGAAGAAATGGGGTGAAAAAGGTTTTACAAGTGAAATTATCAGAAGAGGAAGAAAGAGAGCTTTATAAGTCAGCGAAATTGATAAAGGAAGTAATAGATTCTTTTAGTTCTCTCTCCCTCTCCTCACTATAA